Proteins encoded together in one Chryseobacterium sp. G0201 window:
- a CDS encoding aminopeptidase C, whose product MKNNKIASLLFVLSAGSMMFAQDDLINKLKNNQSQNANFKFTTLKDVGATSVKNQGSSGTCWSYSGNSFLESEMQRMGKKPVDLAEIFTARNSYHDKAKLYVLNNGAISWGDGGELHDVVNMYKKYGAVPQEAYTGLKNGQTTNNFKEMQEKLKPVLDSLVQAATKGKLSDNWMDSVDAILDEYLGKVPANFIYEGKNYTPKTFAKEVVGINPEDYVELSSYKDYPYYQKFVVPIPDNWSHDSDWNVPMKDITTIVDNAVSKGYSVGWATDVSEPYFSYKNGVAYVPDMDLDQINAENKGTLFTEPKKDKTITEDMRQKALNNLSTTDDHGMHIVGLAKDQSGKEYYMVKNSWGVTNDFEGYIYVTRPYVEYKSTAILVHKNAIPKNILKQLKPTENIGL is encoded by the coding sequence ATGAAAAATAACAAAATTGCCTCATTACTTTTTGTTTTGTCTGCAGGAAGTATGATGTTTGCACAGGATGACTTAATCAATAAGTTAAAAAACAACCAATCTCAAAATGCTAATTTTAAATTCACGACTTTAAAGGACGTGGGTGCAACTTCAGTGAAAAACCAGGGTTCATCCGGAACTTGCTGGAGTTACTCAGGAAACTCTTTCCTTGAATCTGAAATGCAGAGAATGGGTAAAAAACCTGTTGATTTGGCAGAAATTTTTACGGCAAGAAATTCTTATCACGATAAAGCAAAATTATACGTTCTAAATAACGGAGCAATCAGCTGGGGAGATGGAGGAGAATTACATGATGTTGTCAATATGTATAAAAAGTACGGAGCTGTACCTCAGGAAGCTTATACAGGTTTGAAAAATGGACAAACTACCAATAATTTCAAAGAAATGCAGGAAAAATTAAAGCCTGTTTTGGATAGTTTGGTTCAGGCAGCTACAAAAGGGAAACTTTCTGATAACTGGATGGATTCTGTAGATGCGATCTTGGACGAATATTTAGGAAAAGTTCCCGCTAACTTTATATACGAAGGAAAAAATTATACTCCAAAAACTTTTGCTAAAGAAGTTGTAGGTATCAATCCTGAAGATTATGTTGAATTATCTTCTTACAAAGATTATCCTTATTACCAGAAATTTGTAGTTCCTATTCCTGATAACTGGAGCCATGATTCTGACTGGAATGTTCCAATGAAAGACATAACAACGATCGTTGATAATGCCGTAAGCAAAGGTTATTCTGTAGGTTGGGCAACTGACGTTTCTGAGCCTTATTTTTCATATAAAAATGGTGTAGCCTATGTTCCAGACATGGATTTAGACCAAATCAATGCTGAAAACAAAGGAACTTTATTCACTGAGCCTAAAAAAGACAAAACGATCACAGAAGATATGCGTCAAAAAGCGTTGAATAACCTTTCTACAACCGATGATCATGGGATGCATATCGTAGGATTGGCAAAAGATCAATCCGGAAAAGAATATTACATGGTTAAAAACTCTTGGGGTGTAACCAACGATTTTGAAGGATATATTTATGTAACAAGACCTTATGTGGAGTACAAATCAACGGCGATCTTGGTTCACAAAAATGCGATTCCAAAGAATATTTTAAAGCAATTGAAACCAACTGAAAATATTGGTTTATAA
- a CDS encoding NADH:flavin oxidoreductase, translating to MSIDALFSPFSYKNLQLKNRVVMAPMTRAQSDNGVPTQQIADYYARRAASEVGLILSEGTVINRPGSKNMQNIPDFYGTEALNGWKNVIDAVHENGGKMGPQIWHVGDTRSSEDYPLVDMEKASTMTLEDIQDTIAQFAASAKSAKDLGFDVLEIHGAHGYLIDQFFWEVTNTRTDEYGGKTLKERSKFAVDIVKAIRAVVGPDFTIIIRLSQWKQQDYKSRLATTPAEMEEWLLPLKEAGVDIFHCSQRRFWEPEFEGSDLNFAGWAKKITGQPTITVGSVGLEGDFMAAFAGQGTEKADLSELIRRLERGDFDLVAVGRALLQDPEWVKKVKEGNTEDLLNFSAESLGVLY from the coding sequence ATGAGTATAGACGCATTATTTAGTCCATTTAGTTATAAAAATCTTCAACTTAAAAATAGAGTGGTAATGGCTCCGATGACAAGAGCTCAATCTGATAACGGAGTACCCACTCAGCAAATCGCAGATTATTACGCAAGAAGAGCGGCTTCAGAAGTAGGTTTGATTCTTTCTGAAGGTACAGTAATCAACAGACCCGGTTCAAAGAACATGCAGAATATTCCTGATTTCTACGGAACTGAAGCATTAAACGGTTGGAAAAACGTAATCGATGCCGTTCATGAAAATGGCGGAAAAATGGGGCCTCAGATCTGGCATGTAGGTGATACAAGAAGTTCTGAAGATTATCCTTTAGTTGATATGGAAAAGGCTTCTACAATGACCTTGGAAGATATTCAGGATACCATTGCTCAATTTGCAGCTTCTGCAAAATCTGCGAAAGATCTTGGATTTGATGTTCTTGAAATTCACGGAGCTCACGGATATTTGATTGACCAATTCTTTTGGGAGGTAACCAACACAAGAACTGACGAATACGGTGGAAAAACATTGAAAGAAAGAAGCAAATTTGCGGTTGATATCGTAAAAGCGATCAGAGCTGTAGTTGGACCGGATTTCACCATTATTATCCGTCTTTCTCAATGGAAACAACAGGATTATAAATCCAGATTGGCGACAACACCTGCTGAAATGGAAGAATGGTTGTTACCTTTAAAAGAAGCCGGAGTAGATATTTTCCACTGTTCACAACGCCGTTTTTGGGAGCCTGAATTCGAAGGATCTGATTTAAACTTCGCAGGTTGGGCTAAGAAAATCACGGGACAACCAACAATTACGGTAGGTTCTGTAGGTCTTGAAGGAGATTTTATGGCTGCATTTGCAGGACAAGGAACTGAAAAAGCCGATTTATCAGAATTAATCAGAAGACTGGAAAGAGGAGATTTTGATCTTGTTGCAGTCGGAAGAGCACTTTTACAAGACCCGGAATGGGTGAAAAAAGTAAAAGAAGGAAATACAGAGGATCTTTTGAACTTTTCAGCTGAAAGTTTAGGAGTTCTTTACTAA
- a CDS encoding winged helix-turn-helix transcriptional regulator, with the protein MVKNELMKYSCPLGKAMSALGSKWKPIIVLVIKDRKLRFGELAVRINVISRKVLTDQLREMQTDGLIIREEFKELPPRVEYSLTEKGLALLPILYLLEEWEAKFDNKEVQYDKDCNLIVEDKKIKKAVV; encoded by the coding sequence ATGGTAAAGAATGAATTAATGAAATACAGCTGTCCTCTAGGCAAAGCAATGTCTGCATTGGGAAGCAAGTGGAAGCCAATCATTGTATTGGTGATCAAAGATCGTAAACTTCGTTTCGGAGAGCTTGCCGTACGAATTAATGTGATCTCAAGAAAAGTACTGACCGACCAGTTAAGAGAAATGCAAACCGATGGATTGATCATCAGAGAAGAGTTTAAAGAACTTCCTCCAAGAGTTGAATATTCGCTGACAGAAAAAGGGTTGGCGCTATTGCCGATTTTATATTTGCTGGAAGAATGGGAAGCGAAATTTGATAATAAGGAGGTGCAATATGATAAGGATTGTAATTTGATTGTTGAGGATAAGAAAATAAAAAAGGCTGTTGTTTAA
- a CDS encoding DUF6896 domain-containing protein produces MREIEKIINIKQIGDLPSDYYILSLPRNKKLILNFNSELEIQRQRIGEELKNKFSNYSIGIHTVDCKISIRKLITDEEIISNQVFFEKCAHDYRELGTKLIHALAVKCEIDLKKEVPYSAFVKYWQEYGQRGRLSDWEYFFHGFHCGFKNINTKQYIEVPIIFGLEFGDLDPYFFSSFIKSTAQYKPLPIEIYEDYADGFRINEIMILLGKFEKIQSDFSSHFGTVIKNRSNKVEFLTYANEEQVSVKSKFNLFKFLRIKK; encoded by the coding sequence TTGAGAGAAATTGAAAAAATAATAAATATAAAACAGATTGGTGATTTGCCATCAGACTATTATATATTAAGCTTACCACGAAATAAAAAACTCATTTTGAATTTCAATTCTGAATTAGAAATTCAAAGGCAAAGGATAGGTGAAGAATTAAAAAATAAATTTTCAAATTATTCTATAGGAATACATACTGTTGATTGTAAAATAAGTATTAGGAAGCTAATAACGGATGAAGAGATAATTTCTAATCAAGTTTTTTTTGAAAAATGTGCTCATGATTATCGCGAACTTGGAACAAAATTAATACACGCATTAGCCGTAAAATGTGAAATTGATTTAAAAAAAGAAGTTCCATATTCTGCTTTTGTAAAGTATTGGCAAGAGTATGGACAAAGAGGAAGATTAAGTGATTGGGAGTATTTTTTTCACGGTTTTCATTGTGGGTTTAAAAATATCAACACAAAACAATATATCGAAGTTCCGATAATTTTTGGATTGGAGTTTGGGGATTTAGATCCTTACTTCTTTTCATCATTTATTAAGTCTACAGCTCAATATAAGCCTTTACCTATTGAAATTTATGAAGATTATGCTGATGGTTTTAGAATTAATGAAATAATGATTTTATTAGGTAAATTTGAGAAAATTCAGTCTGATTTTTCCAGCCATTTTGGGACTGTAATTAAAAATAGATCGAATAAAGTTGAATTTTTAACTTATGCAAATGAGGAGCAAGTCAGTGTTAAATCTAAATTTAACTTGTTTAAGTTTCTTAGAATAAAAAAATAA
- a CDS encoding transketolase C-terminal domain-containing protein, with translation MQTTYIETQQISFQDFKNQILEDYKLGRISREMSYLGRREVLTGKAKFGIFGDGKELPQLAMAKVFKNGDFRSGYYRDQTFALAIDALTVGSFFAQLYADTSVEREPASAGRQMNGHFATRSLNEDGSWKDLTAQKNISSDISPTAGQMPRLLGLAQASKVYKSVKFDGSEKFSKEGNEVAFGTIGDASTAEGHFWETLNAACALQVPMIVSIWDDGYGISVPTKNQRAKADIAEMLSGFQRKEGENQGCEIIQVKAWDYPALLDAYARAEQFARMESVPVVVHVIEVTQPQGHSTSGSHERYKNEDRLAWESQFDGLVKFREWILNYSIEIEGKEEIIASIEELDAIDEETKKTVKAGQKAAWESYQKTITDLIHSVLPLVENLKGQNTEIENYINQFNKLVSKAKKDVFHLVRRSLLATRGTNSAERNQLMQKYNEIFEVEKDNYSSHLYSQSQWKAENVKEIKPIYSDASEDVDGRVVVRNNFDKIFEKYPETLVFGEDAGNIGDVNQGLEGMQEKYGDVRVADTGIREATILGQGIGMAMRGLRPIAEIQYLDYILYCLQGMSDDLATVQYRTKGGQKSPVIIRTRGHRLEGVWHSGSPMAGILNLSKGILVLVPRNLTKAAGFYNTMLKSDDPAVIVECLNGYRLKEKQPDNLGEFTVPVGKIEVTKEGKDVTLVTYGSTWRVVMEAAEELEKLGISAEVIDVQSLIPFDLTNEIAESVKRTNRLVVIDEDVEGGTSAFILQQILEKQKAFRFLDSDPLTIAANDHRPAYASDGDYFSKPSSDDMVERIYALFNETNPEKYPAIF, from the coding sequence ATGCAAACAACCTATATTGAAACTCAGCAGATTTCCTTTCAAGATTTTAAAAATCAAATACTTGAAGACTATAAATTAGGAAGAATCTCTCGTGAAATGTCCTACTTGGGCAGAAGAGAAGTTCTTACAGGAAAAGCTAAATTTGGTATTTTTGGTGACGGTAAAGAGTTACCACAGTTGGCAATGGCGAAAGTTTTCAAAAATGGAGACTTCCGTTCAGGATATTACAGAGACCAGACTTTTGCACTAGCTATTGATGCTTTGACAGTTGGAAGTTTCTTTGCACAATTATACGCAGATACAAGTGTTGAAAGAGAACCAGCATCAGCCGGAAGACAGATGAACGGGCACTTTGCAACAAGAAGCTTAAATGAAGACGGAAGCTGGAAAGATCTTACAGCGCAAAAAAATATCTCCTCAGATATTTCTCCGACAGCAGGTCAAATGCCTAGATTATTAGGTTTGGCACAAGCTTCGAAAGTTTATAAATCAGTAAAATTTGACGGTTCTGAGAAATTCTCAAAAGAAGGTAACGAAGTTGCTTTTGGAACGATCGGGGATGCTTCTACAGCAGAAGGTCATTTCTGGGAGACTTTGAATGCCGCTTGTGCGCTTCAGGTTCCGATGATTGTTTCGATTTGGGATGACGGGTACGGAATTTCAGTTCCTACAAAAAATCAGAGAGCAAAAGCTGACATTGCTGAAATGTTAAGCGGTTTCCAAAGAAAAGAAGGTGAAAACCAAGGTTGTGAAATCATTCAGGTGAAAGCTTGGGATTATCCTGCATTATTGGATGCCTATGCAAGAGCTGAACAATTTGCAAGAATGGAAAGCGTTCCTGTTGTAGTTCACGTGATTGAAGTTACGCAGCCTCAAGGCCACTCGACTTCAGGATCTCACGAAAGATATAAGAATGAAGACCGTTTAGCTTGGGAATCTCAGTTTGACGGATTGGTAAAATTCAGAGAATGGATCTTAAACTATTCCATAGAAATTGAAGGAAAAGAAGAAATTATTGCTTCTATTGAAGAATTGGATGCAATAGATGAAGAAACTAAAAAAACTGTGAAAGCAGGACAAAAAGCAGCTTGGGAAAGCTATCAGAAAACAATTACGGATTTAATTCATTCAGTTTTACCTTTAGTTGAAAATCTTAAAGGGCAGAATACTGAAATTGAAAATTATATCAATCAATTCAATAAATTAGTTTCAAAAGCTAAGAAAGATGTTTTCCATTTGGTAAGAAGATCTTTATTGGCAACAAGAGGAACGAATTCTGCAGAGAGAAATCAATTGATGCAGAAATACAACGAGATCTTTGAGGTTGAAAAAGATAATTATTCTTCTCATTTATACTCTCAGTCTCAGTGGAAAGCTGAAAATGTAAAAGAAATCAAGCCAATTTATTCTGATGCTTCTGAAGATGTGGATGGAAGAGTAGTGGTAAGAAATAACTTCGATAAAATATTCGAAAAATATCCTGAAACTTTAGTCTTTGGTGAAGATGCCGGAAATATCGGTGACGTAAATCAAGGTCTTGAAGGAATGCAGGAAAAATACGGTGATGTTCGTGTTGCTGATACAGGAATCCGTGAAGCGACAATTCTTGGTCAGGGTATCGGAATGGCGATGAGAGGTCTAAGACCAATCGCTGAGATCCAGTATTTAGACTATATTCTGTATTGTTTACAAGGAATGAGTGATGACTTGGCGACGGTTCAGTACAGAACAAAAGGAGGTCAGAAATCGCCTGTAATCATCAGAACAAGAGGTCACAGATTGGAAGGAGTTTGGCATTCAGGTTCTCCAATGGCGGGAATTTTAAACCTTTCAAAAGGGATTTTGGTATTGGTACCAAGAAACTTAACGAAAGCTGCAGGATTCTACAATACAATGCTTAAAAGCGACGATCCAGCTGTAATTGTTGAATGTCTGAACGGATACAGATTAAAAGAAAAACAACCTGATAACTTGGGTGAATTTACTGTTCCTGTCGGAAAAATCGAAGTTACAAAAGAAGGAAAAGATGTTACGTTGGTAACATACGGTTCAACTTGGAGAGTAGTCATGGAAGCAGCAGAAGAACTTGAAAAACTGGGAATCTCTGCAGAAGTTATTGATGTTCAATCATTAATTCCTTTCGATTTAACAAACGAAATTGCTGAAAGTGTAAAGAGAACCAACAGATTAGTCGTAATTGACGAAGATGTGGAAGGCGGAACTTCAGCGTTTATTCTTCAACAGATTTTAGAGAAGCAAAAAGCTTTCAGATTCTTAGATTCTGATCCGTTGACGATCGCAGCAAACGATCACAGACCTGCATATGCAAGTGATGGAGATTATTTCAGTAAGCCATCTTCTGATGACATGGTTGAAAGAATTTATGCCTTATTTAATGAAACAAATCCTGAGAAATATCCTGCGATATTTTAG